From the Synchiropus splendidus isolate RoL2022-P1 chromosome 3, RoL_Sspl_1.0, whole genome shotgun sequence genome, the window TTTTGAAATGTGAAAGGTATAACACACTTCCAAAATTGAGCATTACAGTGTACTCTTGTCATATAGTGGAATGAATGTTGAGAGTGATTGACTTTCAGGACACTTTGTGTTAAGATGAGAACACTTTCTCCAACGTGGCCGTTTTGTTTTCAATTCTTTACCTTCATTTCCATGTCGAACCAAGGTCTCTTGCGGTCATCTGCTGTACTCCCcacattttctttctcatttaATCTGTAATCTCTTTTTATGACAATTTCTCTTTGGCATAAattgaagtttcattttttttttagatttcatTAGATATTTGTATAAATAGAAATTGTTATGAGAATAATATATCGAGTGTCTCTTGTAGTTATGATGCCCatcttttaaattaaatgtgttGGTAAAAAATCAGTGGAgtacatatatttatttcaagtaATGTCTTCTGGAATGTTAGTTGTACTTGCAGTGAGGAGATATAACACTTAATGTGCCATATAAACGTGTCAAATGCTGAGTGATTCTTCaataaataattgttttaaaatatgctCATGTCTTTGTTATCTTTTGCCCATTTTCATTGGACACTTGAGCCTGACTCTGCTACCTGGGTTGAGAAGCAAGAGGCTCCTGCGAGGTCGTAAATGTCTTTTGTAACAGCAGCAAATTCTTCTCTTCATGGCAAACCTTCAAACGCAGACCGTCACAGAGTCACAGACAAAGAAAGGAAACACAGCATGGGTATACATATTCAAATTCAAAGCAAACAGCATCCCTGTTTTCTTCTGCAAAGTCTTCAGGCTCGGTTTTGCCATTAAAGGGGCTGCAACTGAGGTACATTGATAACCAAATAAAGCTTCTGAAGTAATAAAGTCAGCACTGTCAGGTTCTTTACTGTATCATATAAATCGTTTGAAAGTGTAATACATGAACATACCAGAAAACATCTAGCAAAGGGGTTACTTTGGTCATCGATGATAAAACAGATGGTCACTTTATGGCCTTGTATGTTCTAAACAGTGTAACGAATAGTATGTTCATGCGTGTTTTCGAGTTATTTGTGATGAACTACAAGTCCCGGCACTACTCGTTATCCAATCGTGTATCTAGAGCCACGTCAGCCTACGTCACTACCGCGCCTGCGCTGCTTCCTCGAGCCTTTACCAAGCAACGGACAAATAGAAGGCAGAAAACGGAGTAGAAAATCCTTCAAAGCAAAAGCAAAGGCAGATATGTTCGTATGAGTGCGGAATATATGAAGGATTCTAAAGTCTAGACTGAGAAGCGTCGGCTGAGCGGTCACAGACACGGTTGTACCCGGACCTACGAGTCATCTCTCTGCCGGAGTAGGAAGGAAGAGTCGAGTCGCCGACGGAAAACACACATCCACAGAGAAAACCATGAACCCCGAATAGTAAGTTTGCCGTTGAGCGACACGGGTGTTTTGCTTGAGACGTGACGTTATCTTGACTGTTTTCTTGTGTGGCCGTGTTGTGCGGTTAGCCACCGCGGCTAGCTAGCAGGGCGCGGACTGCTCTTGTAATGTGTCCGTCTAGCGAGCGCTTTGACGTCACCTGACAGGTCGCTCGCGACTTTTCTCGGGACAAACAATAGTGCTGGGTGGTGGAACTGCGTCGCTTCACCACCCGAAAGAACGAGAAGCGAACCTTCCGTATCAGCTCGTGCGTGGTGCGCGAGTATTCTCCTTATCGTCCAGGGTTTACTTCGCGTACTCCACCCTCAACCAACGCCGAGAGGCAGCCACGGTCTTACACGAATAGAATGCTCGATCTGAAATCTGCGTCAGGTGACACCGTGGACAGCAGATGTTCGATGTCGCCCACCTGAAACCAGAGGAACTCACCTGTCACAGAATACTGTTTCAGTCCTCTCAGGGGGAAAGCAAATTAGATTAGAGTAGACTGACAACTAAGAATTTTCTAGAATTCAATTTGAACTGGATGAGCCAGCTGTTTTTCAGTGGTAAAGGAAGAAGAATGGTAGCGTGTAGAGGATATATGTCTGCTGGGTTTGTTTAAAATTCAACAACCATGGAAATGAGTCGAAAGGAAAGGATTCCATCCTCTTACACCGATTTCTGGTTCTCTTTCATCCAGGTCCTAGAAACAGGACTAGTGACTGAACAAGGGAGTGTACTTTCTAGATCCCGATGTTGTTATATGTTGTTTGCCATGGTATCAGTACACATCTAATACTCAGAGAATGTGGAGCAGTGAAACGACCTTTAAAAACGTAGTTTAAACTATCAAGTTACTTCACTCATGGTGGGACAAGTAAAATGCTACTATTAATAAtggtaataatcataataatataacagaatatattttaaaaaatgctacattacctgtttttattgttatatcTGAACAAGCAGGTGGTTTAGATGCCAGGATGAAACTCAAGTTTTAACTTTCTGAACTATACATTCAGAATGAAAGTTGTTGGTTGACTCTGTTTTTGTGTAATTATAGTGTCCTTATAGCTAAGTTTCGTCTTAGGTATCAATGGGATTAGTTATTGCTGAACATGGTGTGGTCAGAACGACAATGCAAACTCCAGGGAATGCATGCTATTCGCatgtcttcctttttttctttgttttttttgcacctatgtttgttttgtgacagTTTAGCTGCACATGCAAAGAATCACTACACATTACAATCCTGCTTAATGTAAATATCTGTAATATTCATGTTAaaccaacattgtttttaaaatgtgtttaatcaGTTGGTTGATgtgctttcattttcaatttgtcATTGCTTTCACATTTGCTTAACAACCCCACGGTTTGGGAGCAGTGTCGGTTCACTAAATAGAAACTAGCTACATGTTTACTTCTGACCTCTGTCTCCTGCCCTCAGTTTAAATTGACTATCTCTACCTGTCATGTGAAACTGTATATTTAGAGCAGTGTGCTGACAATGACAGACAAATGcgtttacaaaaaaaacaaaacaaaacttattgaactctgttgacatttttatatagactgtattttcatttattttatcttactATATTTTATATTGGTGAAACTATCCACATTTGGACTTTCTTGTCAGGTCGAATGTCCTCCTCATCAAAGATGGATGTCATAGCAGTTGTAGGAACTTTGCAGCAGTCACACAAGTGTGCTGTTCAGTCATTGCATTCGACTTTAAACTGAGTCCAAGATGTGTCAGCAGTTATCTCACAGAACCTCTACCATAGTGTTGTACCACTGTAGGATCTATCACGACACATTTCACATAAGGTTTAAATGTACACATTGCTTGGCACTCATAAGTAGAGGTTATTAGCGTGCACTTTGTTGTGAAAGACCACAGTGTCTGTGAGGAATTGAAAGCCAGTCTGTCGCAGTTAGTCTGTGATCAGGTGTCACTGATACTCAGGAGGCTTCAGGTTCTTGTGACACAACAACAAGGAGGTTGGGCAATTCTCTCCAGCTGTTGTGTGTCAGGTTCATGTGCTGTTTTCGTGGCAGCGATAGGGTGGATCCCACCATGGGAGGGTTTTATCAGTTAGGGAACAAGTCCTCTGTCAGTTCTGAGAAGTGCTTTGAGGAATTATTCAACATATAATTATTCAACAACTCAACTCTCTTTACTCTCTTTATTGATCTACTCCTACGAAAGGGGACATCCAAGCACTTGATAATGAttctacaaacaaacaaacattagtTTCATGAATTGTATTGGTGAACTGTTGTGTCGCTGAACTCACTTTTTAAGTTGCTGTTTCAAAATTTAAGTTATTGAAGACCCCTGGGTGCTACCTACTACACAGGGAAACACAGACACTCACCAAGTGTgagatttaatttatttattattggttatttttaaaatacctTGACCCCCGGAACTTTAGGATGAGTGAAAACTGGCAGTATTATCTCCAATAATCTACATTGAAGAAGTACAATCAAGttaaaactttttcatcagtatCCATCTCACCATGTGTATTTATGCCTCATggttctcttaatccttcctccTGTTGTCCTTTTTCCATCCAACCTTTATTCTCTTCATGCTCGTTCTCACATACTGTCTTTTTTGTGTCTTCTTTCCCAGTCCGTATTTTTCTGATCTTTGATTCAATTTTCTTCCAGTGACTACCTTTTCAAACTCCTGTTGATTGGAGACTCTGGAGTTGGGAAATCGTGTCTTTTGCTCCGTTTTGCAGTGAGTagcttatttttttaattgcttattttgcaaaacatgtttttctcacAGTTCAGCTGTGGGTGTGACAGAGTCTTCATGTCTTCTGGTGCCTCTTCCTTTGCAGGATGACACCTACACAGAGAGCTACATCAGCACCATCGGGGTGGACTTCAAGATCCGTACCATTGAGCTGGATGGCAAGACCATCAAACTGCAGATTGTAAGTATGCACGGTCTGGGGTCTCTTAAACATTCCATTTATCATGGGACTTAGACTTATGATTGCCATAATTCTACTATGATGGAAATATTGTTGAACCTTCAGCAACAACACAGTCTCCGAattataaataaagaaagagtTGAGCTagtctaaaataaaaattaccTGAAAAAGTATTAAGTAATAGTACAATAAACAAGACccttttctttcctctcatcCAGTGTTGCAGTGGTATATTGCAATATATAACTAAATTAAAGGGAAACAAAGAAGACAACAAAAAATGGGTTTAATAATTTTGTGCATCTTTGTCAGTTTTCACACCTGAATTGATAACCAGTGAGAGCTTCTCCCACGAGCCCGACACAGACTTATACTCTTTCCATGCACTTTTTACACCTTCCGAAGGCTCTTTATTCAGATTTTACTGCTGGACTGATGCAAGAAGCAGCCTTGTTATTGGATCCAAGTAACCACCTGGTGTGTGTTACAACTTCAGTTTATCTTTTAGTTTTATCCATTTAACCTCTCAATTGTAAGCCAACCGCTACTCGCTGTCACACTATTTCAGTTTCTATGCTTTACCATTGTGGGAAAGCGATAACTCCAAACCAACGATGCGATAGGTAATTCTAACTACACTACAACGCATTATTGGATACCAGGTCTTGAGTAAATATTGAGTGATGCGCCAGTTCGCTTAAGTGTGGgcgatttttcattttttttatatgatcTGCCTGTCTGTGACAAGTAAAAACAATAGTAGGAATGCAACCCTCTGGCAGGGCTTTGGAGCTGCTGACTTGTAAACATGAATTGACCCGTTGAAGAATAAAGAAAAGTGATTCTGAATCACCAGGAGGCTGAAGGGAGATATCGTTcctacacagacagacagataggcaGGCTGTTAAACTTCTAACCACCACAGTTAAGGGctaaagttttcatcctcaatatAAAAACGCTGTTTAGGGTCGTGATAGTCTGTTCTTTGTGAAATGTTCAGTCATATAGAAATAataagtaaaaatattttttacgcTGTAAAACTGACTTTGGGTGCCTTTTGTACTTTATCGCAACCAAACGTTTCTTTTTCCCCAAGCATTATTTGAAAGCCAAGTCCTTTTCTCCACTGAATTGAAACTGTAGTGTACCATTGGATTCTAGCTGtggtagaaataaaaaaaaaacaatcatccaTCAAGATGTTATGTACGTGAATTACTTATTAAATCTCTCGTTATGACGACAACTGCGATAAAATTACCTGACGTCTGTTTGTGACCAGCAGTTTTGTTTCTGACAACATTCTCTTCTGATCGCCTTTCACATCATCGAACAGAAACTCCACTGTTTTAAGCACGCACAGCGATCAAAGATATTTGCCTTGATATTTTTAGTGCtgtctgaaaaaaatgtgaccacatctctctgcctctcctctTTTCGTAGTGGGACACTGCAGGGCAGGAAAGATTCCGAACCATCACCTCCAGTTACTATCGTGGAGCCCATGGCATCATTGTTGTCTATGATGTGACAGATCAGGTGGGTCAGCAATTTCTGCTGCCTCGCGTTTCCCAAGACCTTGAGTGTAAATCTGCTAATTCATCTCATCCCACATTCAGTTCATTGTTGTTATGCTGACTTATGTATGACTGTTTGATCAACAGCTTTTTGTAAACCAAAAACACTTGTCCACTCAGAGCTCGGTCACTGGTTCTGATTTTCTTTCTGTAAAACAACAATCCGGAGAATCTTAGTCCCGCCCACCACATTCTGCTTTCGCTTGCCTACATGACACCTGCTGGTTCTCCTCCCCACCCCCCGAACCAGAGCCGCACACACATGGCCAGAATCTCAGCGCAGACTACACTCAGATTCCAATATAGTTTAAGATCTTAATGGGTAACATTTGTGCTCATCTTTGAAGAATCAATTTACCCTTTGATCGTCTGTGTCTGACATcgaaatatataaatatctcACATGATTACAAAGGATAGCAGTAACAATAGGGCGATTATGGTGCAAAATTCTTAATTGgagatattgttttttttattattattagatttcaCTCCTTCAGGCCCCTCATTGCGGCCCAACTGTGATTTATTTAGATTAGCTTTACCCAGTATTATCATCCTACGTATATTTTATCGGTGCAAATTGTGTTTAAAGCATCTTGAGCACTATGAGctctgacagcaggtggcacacATTCAGACAAGTCTGCTTGTTGTCTCTAACATGTGACTGGCTTTTGTGTGCCAGTGAGGGACCTAACAAGCAAACACAGAAATGTAGCtgattattaaagaaaaaaaaaaccaaacaaaacataaacaaaaacaagcagtaGTGATTATACAGAAAAATCTATTTGGTATGGCGAAGGTGCCTCAACTTCATATCCTGTCAGTCTCAATGTTGATATGTCTTTCTATCGCCCAGTCCTGGGCTCTTGTCTCCTCACCTGTCACAGGATTAGGCGTGGCctgagagaacaaaaaaaacaaagtgttttCGATGGGCAGGGCTTATGTTTATCTTCGTATGTAAATATTTCCGCAGTGCTCCAATGCTCCAGTATGATTTCAAATGACTCAAAAGGCACTTTTTGTGCAAGATAGGCCTCTTTTAAGAACAACAGTGGCTcatctcttttctttttgttccccTCTTCTTCTTACTAATCTGGCAGGAGTCATACAACAATGTTAAGCAGTGGCTTCAGGAAATTGACCGCTATGCCAGTGAAAACGTCAACAAACTGCTGGTGGGCAACAAATGTGACCTGACCACCAAGAAAGTGGTGGACTACACTACAGCCAAGGTACAGTGAGCACCTGACAAGACAAGTGCACTGAGGCTTCTAAAGGGTAatggcttcctcttcttctcctgcaggagtTTGCTGACTCTCTGGCCATCCCCTTCCTGGAGACCAGTGCCAAAAACGCCACCAATGTAGAGCAGGCCTTCATGACCATGGCAGCGGAGATCAAGAAACGAATGGGGCCCGGGGCCACCGCCGGTGGTGACAAGCCCAACCTGAAAATTGACAGCACCCCTGTCAGGCAGTCAGGAGGCGGCTGCTGCTAAAGAACACCCCTGGCTTCACCGTCGTCTCTTCCGGCCCCCTCTTTACCCTCCTCGCTCCCTCCTTAGAGTAACTCTCACATCCCTTCCCAGCTTTCCAAATTCCACTCTACAATACAGTCTGGATCATCCTGTGCAACTGCCCCGACTCAGAAGAAGAGTGTAGGTGTCTAAGAGGAGACACAGTTTCAAGGGACTCGCACGAAGAGGAAAATCATCaactaaaactaaaacagaCCACTGTCCATGTGTAAGGAAGGTTACCATAGGTTGGAGATGGACCAGTGCGCTTGTCTCTGCATTCACACGGTAGCAAGGTGGCAGGGGTCAAAGCCGTCCACTACTCCAGACCTTGTTTTTGTCCAATCTCGTGTCTTCAGTCATGCTGCAGAAGGAAATGTTTGTGCATATCAACATCATGACTCGTTGCTGAAGGAGGCCCTTCAGTGAGTCACTTTTCTTCTCTCTATCGGTCAGGGGGTTGGCAGACAGGTTCAGTTGTGGAACCTGAATTACAAGTTCATTTGTGTGTGGTCGCTCCAGTGCAGACCTGAGTTGTCACTAGAGGACAAAGCTGGAAGTCCGTTGATGGTTTGCACTTGAGTCAGACGCCTTTCTAGAGATACTGCACACATTTCCTCTTACATATTTTCATTCAGTTCTTTTTGCacgttgttttgtttatgagcTTCTTCCATGAGGTCCAACTGGCAAGTGCTCGCCCCCTTTTTTTTGATTGATCACAGGTCATGTGTGGTCGCAGCAGTCACGTTGGGGAGAGACTGATAGTGGTCCTGGTTACAGATGCGAAGCGGTTTTCTTTTTCCACCTTCGACTGGTGCTCGGATCTTACACTCCAGTCTGCAAACATTTAGACTTGACACTGATGCCTTAAACTGGCAACGTGACTGGACGAAGATGAAACACTCACCCTGCCTTCAAAATCCTGCCACTTCAAAACAAAGTCAGTTCTGTCAGGCAGGGACCCGACAACTGTGTGAGCAAGCCTGTTCGCGTTCTCTGCCGCAGTGGCATTGTGATTTTCCTGTCAAAAGAGGTATCGCGTCTTCTTTAAACCATTGCTGACAAGTGTGAAAATATTGCACTGTCGCTTGGCGTCAGTTCACGACAGAATCTCTGGCCATCCCTCTTTAGTCCTCGACGTTTTGTTCTCATCGGTTGTTTCCATATTTAGCACTGGATATAAAAAGTGCATGTCGAAGCTGTTTTGAAGACCAGCATGTGTCTGCTGGCTGAAGGGGTGTATTCTGGGTAGATCTGCTGTCCTCTCCTTCTAGATGTTGGTTTGTGAGAGTCTACATCGTAGAACTTGGATTAACTCTGCTGGTTAAAGGTCTTACGAATGTCTTGATGCCTTGATCTCCAATTCTGTGTTTATGGATATTGATGATGGAAATTTAAAAGTCAGTCTTTACTCTCTCATGGATGACAAAGCTCCTCCTCCCATGTGACCACAGTCACTCTTGTATCGCGGTCATTTAGATAATCCCACGCTAGTCACCTTGGACAGGCCGTAACCAGGTGGTCATCTTGTCTCACACTAAGCTAATGCTTTTAGGCTCTTGGTAGAGTCTCTCACAGGTGGAAACGCTCATCTGCAAGGGCTGCGTTCACCTTGACGACCCCTCATGACCTTTGCTGAAATCATAATGAACATTGGTGTGTTCCCATGGAAGAGCACGTGTGTGAGTTCTCTCTTTAGTGGGAAGGTTTGTTGGAAGTGTGTGTGGAGCTACTTAGGAGGCTTGGTAGATGCTGATGTGTTTTCGTAGGAGCATTTATAGTAAAACTAGGTGCGTAGTTTCATGTCCACCTCTTTTTAACAATGAAACAACGAATTGTCCAACTTCAAATTGTGAACATTTACTGCTCAGTCTTTTAAGAAAAAATGGACTCATGAATGCGTCTGTAATTTTAGAATGGTTTCAGTATGCCCCTGCCCAAACTGGTGATCGTGAATATGGCCTTGCTGGAGCCCTTAAATCAGGAGAATGTTGGATGTTTTTCTGCCTTGATTTTACTCCTTCTTTTTTGAACTCTTCACTTGGGAGATTAGGGCGGGCGTAAACAGCTCTGAGTCTGGTGTGAGGGCTTTAGCTCCAGGTTCGGGTGCAGTGGGATCAGTATGGTATGTGGTGTTGGACATTCCTGCACCTCTGAGTTTCACCTCCCGACAGAAGGAATCTGGAGTGATTGTGTGGGAAATGTCAAGAACTTGGAGCCAGATTTTACTACTATGAACTGGAGCTGTGCTTTATCTGTGGTTAAGTCTTCTCTGCTCCTTTGTGTTTTAGTTTCGGCACTTGTGTTGAACTCTGGCGCGTGCAGTTTCAGGGACTGACTGGTCTGGGTTTGCTGACCGGGTATGAATTCCCCGCTTGCTGCTCCAGCCACTCTATTGAAAACCTCAGTATTCTTCAGCAGAGGCCTCCAGCAGAGCAAGGAGAAGTGTTGACCACTGCTCACGTTGCtcacaaatatgtttttttcagcagTAAATTCCGCTCATGtagaaggaaggagggaaacaGCCGGAAATGCGCTCTTGCCTTGGTGTGTCCTGAGCTGTTTCGGACACATGGTGGCATCCCAGCGTCGCTCCTGCCTAGCTTGAGTTGATGCAAACCAAGTGGTCTTTCACACACTCATTGTGGATGTTCAACACGCTTCtcagtttttcttttggcttgCTATTTGATTGTATGGCCTCTGGGTGTGAAAGTGGGCGGGCCTAATAACAATTTAGGACGGGtctattttttctttgcttctgaAAGAGTTGAAATAATGTGTGATTATTTCTATTATTCTGATTTGTGTTGATTTTAGGGTGGAGGAGTTCCATGTGGTTTGCACACTTCCTCGGTGTTTGTCTCTCACAGCACTGGACGGGACGACACTCTTCTGTCACTCActcttgtcttttcttttctgcttgTTCACTTTGGTGCTGTCTCCCTGCTGAGTttgatcattgtttttttctgtacatattataaatatatatataataaaacaatgaaaaataccCAACCAGCATGTTTGTATCTGTCAtgactgtttcagtgtctgactTGTGGTTTGAGGCTTCAAGCACGACAAAACCCAAAGTACAGGATTTAAGATTTCATGATAAAATGTTAAGTTCCGTTCTTTCATTCCTCTTGAAGCGGTGTGTAGTACAATCACTACTAGAATGAAAAAAGTTGGATTTGTCACCATAGTGCATGCTGTTAAGCACAAGGACAGAAATCCATTTGGATGGAAAGTGAACTCACAGTGGCAGTCAACTAGTGATGTGTAGCCTCGTGGCTCCACCTAGGACCACCATATATGTCAGAAGACTCCTGTGTTTCCATCTGCATTTGCTCACTCTCCATGACTCATATGTATTTTTCCGAGAACACTTAAAACAATTAGCATAGATTTTAGAGTAGAAAACTCcgacagatgttttttttttttttttttttttttttttttaacggacTTGTAGCTTTGCCTTCAGGTGAATGATGCTGCATGGTTAGTGGTCCATTTGGAAGCTTTCTTTAGATGAAGTACGTCGTTTcggtgaaataaatgaaatatgattGATAAGAGAAGAAATTGCTTGCTAACTGACAGTGATCACTGATTGTGATGGCTGTGGTTTTTAGTAAGTTATGTTCGTGATAGCAGTGTTGTTTATTCAAAAATCTGTTTGATCTCAAAGCCTAGATGTCTAGCAAGCGAACAAGGCTCTACAAGTGCCAaaatcgtacgttctgctgagaaggtgatggattgcagcctgccacctcttcaggacctgtatgtctccaggacccagagacgtgcaggtgggatcagaggcgacccttctcaccctagTCATGGACTGTTAgtttctcttccctctggcaggaggctatggtccatccagaccagaacctcccgtcacaggaacagacttcagactgttgaatttgtgatcagcctttattattttattttattttcggcacgttattccaaagcacttttcctAGTTGGttggatccccactgaccatggcaatacatttgattctgattctgaaacacATATTATTCTTGTAATGTGTGAGCAGGAATTTGGCGGACGATGTTTAGCGACTGCACAGTCTCTAAAAATAGAAACACCTGAGGCAGTCTCAATGAATAAAAGACAGAAAGTTGAAATAGCACCTGCTTGAAGTGGCACAACTTTTCCTGAGGGTTTGAGCTGGCTTTATAGGTCTCTCCAGCCCCGTGTTGCTCATGGCCCTCCGTCAAGACGCCGACTGTTTACTTCAAAGCGACATTCCTGCCTACATCAATGTGTTACAAGCAGTCGTAGAGCAGAATACCTTTTTCCAttccacacattttcattttgaaccTGAGACAGACCTGTTCGGTAGCGTCTCCTCTTCCAGGTATATGCTTCTGTTTGCGGAGCTTCAGAAGAGTCTGACTCACCCTCACACGTGACCACCATCAATATTTGATTTCTCCTGTTGATTTCTCCACAGCACTGATGCAACGTTGTTGTCACGTTTGGAACAAAGCGATGCTTCACATTTATATCTTCTGAACCAGCTTTTCATTTCTGATAGTAGCAGTATACGCCTCCCATCGTGTCCTGTTGACCGCAAGAGAACCTGTAATGTACCTGTACCACCCTCATGAGTGTCTTGTCCATGTCCTCCATCTGGTCTGCTCACTATTGTCAGGTGCTCTGCCGCAACAGCTTGTAGCTGACCTTTCTTAACCCTTCCTTGCTGAGACGGCTATTTTTCAATTTGTGACTTACCTTATAcatcattttattcat encodes:
- the rab1ba gene encoding zRAB1B, member RAS oncogene family a; translation: MNPEYDYLFKLLLIGDSGVGKSCLLLRFADDTYTESYISTIGVDFKIRTIELDGKTIKLQIWDTAGQERFRTITSSYYRGAHGIIVVYDVTDQESYNNVKQWLQEIDRYASENVNKLLVGNKCDLTTKKVVDYTTAKEFADSLAIPFLETSAKNATNVEQAFMTMAAEIKKRMGPGATAGGDKPNLKIDSTPVRQSGGGCC